A genome region from Triticum aestivum cultivar Chinese Spring chromosome 2B, IWGSC CS RefSeq v2.1, whole genome shotgun sequence includes the following:
- the LOC123041172 gene encoding putative cysteine-rich receptor-like protein kinase 20, with product MKEAGMVGVLPCLLLLLLFLKPRANAAAAAAYSEYSCNGTTGNYTARDAFGANLARLTAELPASASASPSLYASAAIGASPDKVFALALCRGDITDARTCSGCLDNAFRQLRGLCAGERDATFYNDLCTLRYSGEDFLARPDDNNPVINGMDVNGSTYAAWDSRNATSRSFFLSLVGTLFGEMSMYGAYNSSVRRFASAIMYINPQLPTVYGLAQCTPDLSPGQCWHCFLGLQEQTRQWYDGREGGRIVGVRCNIRYEGYQFYDGMADVRIGTHGDSSSPTESNGSKHRRTLIIVVCVSVTVFCSMLVGCLLLIRRLRKGAGNTKLEQGHKRNNSKTEEALKLWKIEESSSEFTLYDFPELAAATDSFSEENKLGQGGFGPVYKGKFSDGAEVAVKRLAAQSGQGLVEFKNEIQLIAKLQHTNLVKLVGCCVQEEEKMLVYEYLPNRSLDFFIFDQERGPLLDWQKRRHIMEGIAQGLLYLHKHSRVRIIHRDMKASNILLDKDLNPKISDFGMARIFGSNMTEANTNRVVGTYGYMAPEYASEGLFSVKSDVFSFGVLLLEIVSGKRNSSGHGQHYGEFVNLLGYAWQLWRDGRAFELVDPTLGHCSEVADIMRCVKVALLCVQDNAMDRPTMTDVTAMLGNDGVPLPDPRRPPHFHLRVTSDDEEDGVGGSGTRTRSTHFTGSCSTNDVTISTIEEGR from the exons ATGAAAGAGGCCGGCATGGTTGGCGTCCtgccctgcctcctcctcctcctcctcttcctgaaGCCGCGCGCcaacgctgccgccgccgccgcctactcCGAGTACTCGTGCAATGGCACCACCGGCAACTACACGGCGCGCGACGCCTTCGGGGCCAACCTCGCGCGCCTCACCGCCGAGctccccgcctccgcctccgcctctccGTCCCTCTACGCCTCGGCGGCCATCGGCGCCTCCCCTGACAAGGTCTTCGCCCTCGCGCTCTGCCGCGGCGACATCACGGACGCCAGGACGTGCTCCGGCTGCCTGGACAACGCGTTCAGGCAGCTACGGGGGCTCTGCGCCGGCGAGAGGGACGCCACGTTCTACAACGACCTCTGCACCCTCCGCTACTCCGGCGAGGACTTCCTGGCGCGGCCGGACGACAACAACCCGGTGATCAACGGCATGGACGTGAACGGGTCGACGTACGCCGCGTGGGACAGCCGCAACGCCACGTCCCGGAGCTTCTTCCTGTCCCTGGTTGGCACGCTGTTCGGGGAGATGTCCATGTACGGCGCGTACAACTCCTCGGTGCGCCGGTTTGCCAGCGCCATCATGTACATCAACCCGCAGCTGCCCACGGTGTACGGCCTGGCGCAGTGCACGCCGGACCTCTCCCCGGGGCAGTGCTGGCACTGCTTCCTGGGCCTCCAGGAGCAGACCCGCCAGTGGTACGATGGCCGCGAGGGCGGCCGCATCGTCGGCGTCCGGTGCAATATTCGCTATGAAGGCTACCAGTTCTACGACGGCATGGCCGACGTCAGGATCGGCACACACGGTGACTCATCTTCACCAACAGAAAGCAATG GAAGCAAGCACAGGCGGACCCTAATAATCGTTGTATGCGTGTCCGTTACGGTGTTCTGTTCTATGTTGGTTGGCTGCCTTCTACTCATCAGAAGACTAAGAAAAGGAGCTG GAAACACGAAATTAGAACAAGGTCATAAGAGGAACAACTCGAAGACAGAGGAGGCGCTGAAGCTGTGGAAGATCGAAGAGAGCAGCTCAGAGTTCACCTTGTACGACTTCCCTGAGCTCGCCGCTGCCACGGACAGTTTCTCCGAAGAGAACAAGCTCGGACAAGGCGGCTTCGGTCCGGTTTACAAG GGGAAGTTTTCCGACGGGGCGGAGGTGGCGGTGAAGAGGCTGGCGGCGCAGTCCGGGCAGGGGCTTGTGGAGTTCAAGAACGAGATCCAGCTCATCGCCAAGCTGCAGCACACGAACCTCGTCAAGCTCGTGGGCTGCTGCGTGCAGGAGGAGGAGAAGATGCTGGTGTACGAGTACCTGCCCAACCGAAGCCTAGACTTCTTTATCTTCG ACCAAGAGCGAGGTCCCTTGCTGGACTGGCAGAAACGGCGGCACATAATGGAAGGGATCGCGCAGGGGCTCCTGTACCTGCACAAGCACTCCCGGGTGCGCATCATTCACCGGGACATGAAGGCCAGCAACATATTGCTGGACAAGGATCTCAACCCCAAGATCTCCGACTTCGGCATGGCCAGGATCTTCGGCTCCAACATGACGGAGGCCAACACCAACAGGGTGGTCGGCACCTA CGGTTACATGGCACCTGAGTATGCTTCCGAGGGCCTCTTCTCGGTCAAGTCTGACGTCTTCAGCTTCGGCGTGTTGCTGCTCGAGATAGTGAGCGGCAAGAGGAACAGCAGCGGCCACGGCCAGCACTACGGAGAAttcgtcaacctcctcggctac GCATGGCAGCTGTGGAGGGATGGGAGAGCGTTCGAGCTGGTCGACCCGACGCTGGGCCACTGCAGCGAGGTGGCGGACATCATGCGGTGCGTCAAGGTGGCGCTGCTTTGCGTGCAGGACAACGCCATGGACCGGCCGACGATGACCGACGTGACGGCGATGCTGGGGAACGACGGGGTGCCGCTGCCGGACCCGAGGCGGCCGCCGCATTTCCACCTCCGGGTCACcagcgacgatgaggaggacgGCGTGGGCGGGTCTGGGACGCGGACACGCTCCACGCACTTCACCGGATCCTGCAGCACCAACGACGTGACCATCAGCACCATCGAGGAAGGGAGGTGA